Proteins from one Triticum aestivum cultivar Chinese Spring chromosome 7A, IWGSC CS RefSeq v2.1, whole genome shotgun sequence genomic window:
- the LOC123148674 gene encoding macrophage migration inhibitory factor homolog, with protein sequence MPQLSLSTNVPVDAVAAADILRDCSRALARIIGKPESYVTVSIDGSVPTSFAGSEEPAAYGEIMSIGGLGPSVNGKLSAALADILEAKLSVSASRFYVKFDDVQGYNVGFNGTTF encoded by the exons ATGCCGCAGCTGAGCCTGAGCACCAACGTGCCggtggacgccgtcgccgccgccgacatccTCCGGGACTGCTCCAGGGCGCTCGCCAGGATCATCGGCAAGCCAGAATCC TACGTGACGGTGTCGATCGACGGGTCGGTGCCGACGTCGTTCGCGGGGAGCGAGGAGCCCGCGGCGTACGGGGAGATCATGTCTATCGGGGGCCTCGGCCCCAGCGTCAACGGCAAGCTCAGCGCCGCCCTCGCCGACATCCTCGAGGCCAAGCTCTCCGTCAGCGCCAGCAGGTTCTACGTCAAGTTCGACGATGTCCAG GGGTACAACGTGGGCTTCAACGGAACCACGTTCTAA
- the LOC123148673 gene encoding mitogen-activated protein kinase 4, with product MLGRSLPLPPPPSPRALPIPIPCLPRPRTCSASPDPPPTLLLPPRPEKMAMMVDPPNGMGNHGKHYYTMWQTMFEIDTKYVPIKPIGRGAYGIVCSSINQETNEKVAIKKINNVFDNRVDALRTLRELKLLRHLRHENVIALKDIMMPIHRRSFKDVYLVSELMDTDLHQIVKSSQPLSNDHCQYFLFQLLRGLKYLHSAGILHRDLKPGNLLVNANCDLKICDFGLARTNNTKGQFMTEYVVTRWYRAPELLLCCDNYGTSIDVWSVGCIFAELLGRKPIFPGTECLNQLKLIVNVLGTMSEADLAFIDNPKARNYIKSLPYTPGIPLSSMYPQAHPLAIDLLQKMLVFDPSKRISVTQALEHPYMSPLYDPSANPPAQVPIDLDIDENIGTDMIREMLWQEMLQYHPEAARMVNM from the exons ATGCTCGGTCGCTCCCTGCCtttgcctccgcctccgtctccgcgtgcgctccccatccccatcccctgcCTCCCCCGCCCCCGGACGTGCTCTGCTTCTCCAGATCCGccgccgacgctgctgctgccgccgcgtcCTGAG AAAATGGCGATGATGGTGGATCCACCGAACGGCATGGGAAACCACGGGAAGCACTACTACACCATGTGGCAGACCATGTTCGAGATTGACACCAAGTACGTGCCGATCAAGCCCATCGGAAGAGGAGCCTACGGGATAGTTTGCTCCTCGATCAACCAGGAGACCAACGAGAAGGTCGCCATCAAGAAGATAAACAACGTCTTTGACAACCGCGTGGATGCGCTGAGGACGCTGCGCGAGCTGAAGCTCCTTCGGCACCTGCGCCATGAGAATGTCATTGCCTTGAAGGATATAATGATGCCGATACATAGGAGGAGCTTCAAGGATGTCTACTTGGTCTCCGAGCTCATGGACACGGATCTGCATCAGATTGTCAAGTCGTCTCAGCCGCTGTCCAATGACCACTGTCAGTATTTCCTTTTTCAG CTGCTCCGAGGACTGAAGTACCTTCATTCAGCAGGGATACTCCATAGAGACCTGAAGCCTGGGAACCTTCTGGTCAATGCAAACTGTGACCTGAAGATCTGTGACTTTGGTCTGGCTCGCACAAATAACACTAAAGGTCAGTTTATGACTGAATACGTTGTCACCCGCTGGTACAGAGCTCCCGAGCTGCTGCTCTGCTGCGACAACTATGGCACCTCCATAGATGTCTGGTCTGTTGGCTGCATCTTTGCTGAGCTACTTGGCCGCAAGCCGATCTTTCCAGGAACCGAGTGCCTTAATCAGCTTAAGCTCATAGTCAATGTTCTTGGCACCATGAGCGAGGCTGACCTCGCGTTCATTGACAACCCGAAAGCGCGCAACTACATTAAATCCCTTCCATACACCCCAGGGATTCCCCTCAGTAGCATGTACCCGCAAGCGCACCCTCTTGCCATTGACCTGTTGCAGAAGATGCTTGTCTTTGACCCTTCCAAAAGGATCAGTGTCACCCAGGCTCTGGAGCACCCCTACATGTCCCCGCTGTATGATCCCAGCGCAAACCCTCCTGCGCAGGTGCCCATCGATCTCGACATAGATGAAAACATTGGCACAGATATGATCCGAGAAATGTTGTGGCAGGAGATGCTCCAGTACCACCCCGAGGCCGCCAGGATGGTGAATATGTGA